One region of Candidatus Saccharibacteria bacterium genomic DNA includes:
- a CDS encoding glutamine synthetase, producing MDENVKLKNFLELDYETIEEMNLAARAITDPTEARIKHVAYLEETKQLKAVTLCFSDIEGRLHMLDYDRKFFLSSLDNLTFDGSSVRGLSEQSESDLRLQVDWTSLTFVPADIFGAGKVIIFANICDRALEPYATDFRAQLQTYATELKKKEGLDAHMAPEIEGFLLQGVDAEQHYDGRKGFTLVSTGGYFHSLPLDELRRFIDATAEAQRAMGFGNEKDHPEVAPSQFEINYRYTDIVRACDQAQLYKLVCRQIAMNMGMTATFLPKPIQGVNGNGMHTNLSLAKNGTNLFYDANGESGLSKLGWDFVGNILHRAADVCLVLNSSVNAYRRLDPAYEAPNQIKASANDRSSMIRIPFANEKTARIEIRSVAPDANPYLVAFTLLKTGLDGKPPRADSSKRPRVRVLPDTIHDAIRLYKTSDYTSKLLGETTKQKYLAPKQAVANRSALELGTRIKSEEIIHHHEVTNQFLWNSF from the coding sequence ATGGATGAAAATGTTAAACTGAAAAACTTTCTAGAGCTAGACTACGAAACAATCGAGGAAATGAACTTGGCTGCCCGAGCAATTACCGACCCTACCGAAGCCCGCATAAAACATGTGGCCTATTTGGAAGAAACCAAACAGCTCAAAGCCGTGACGCTATGTTTCAGCGACATTGAGGGTCGACTACACATGCTAGATTATGACCGCAAATTTTTCTTAAGTTCGCTCGACAACCTCACGTTTGACGGCTCGTCTGTGCGTGGCCTGAGCGAGCAAAGTGAATCTGACCTTCGCTTACAAGTGGACTGGACTAGCCTTACGTTTGTACCGGCAGATATTTTTGGCGCTGGTAAGGTGATCATTTTTGCAAATATCTGCGACCGAGCACTCGAACCGTACGCTACAGACTTCCGCGCTCAACTACAAACTTACGCAACCGAGCTCAAGAAAAAAGAAGGCCTTGACGCACACATGGCGCCGGAAATTGAAGGTTTTCTACTGCAAGGCGTCGATGCCGAGCAGCACTACGATGGGCGCAAAGGCTTCACGCTGGTTTCAACCGGCGGGTATTTTCACTCGCTACCGCTCGATGAACTACGACGTTTTATAGACGCGACAGCCGAAGCACAGCGAGCCATGGGTTTTGGCAACGAAAAAGATCACCCAGAAGTTGCACCTTCACAGTTTGAGATAAACTACCGCTATACAGACATCGTCCGAGCTTGCGACCAGGCACAGCTATACAAACTCGTCTGCCGACAAATAGCTATGAACATGGGCATGACCGCTACTTTCCTGCCCAAACCTATCCAAGGGGTCAACGGAAACGGCATGCACACCAATTTGTCACTGGCCAAAAACGGCACAAACTTATTCTACGATGCCAACGGCGAGAGCGGATTGTCGAAACTTGGCTGGGATTTTGTGGGCAACATACTGCACCGCGCCGCCGATGTTTGCCTCGTACTAAACTCGAGCGTCAATGCCTACCGTCGGCTTGACCCGGCTTACGAAGCGCCGAATCAAATCAAAGCTTCAGCCAACGACCGCAGCTCCATGATTCGTATACCGTTTGCTAACGAGAAAACGGCGCGAATTGAAATTCGCTCTGTTGCCCCCGACGCCAACCCTTACTTGGTCGCCTTTACTTTGCTCAAAACAGGGCTAGACGGCAAGCCGCCCCGCGCCGACAGTAGTAAGCGGCCGCGCGTCCGTGTACTTCCCGACACCATTCATGACGCCATTCGTTTATATAAAACTAGCGACTACACCTCAAAGCTTCTCGGCGAAACGACAAAGCAAAAATACCTTGCGCCCAAACAAGCTGTAGCCAACCGCAGCGCGCTTGAGCTCGGTACTCGCATAAAATCAGAGGAAATCATACACCACCACGAAGTCACCAACCAATTTTTATGGAATAGCTTTTAG